The sequence GAAACAAAGACAGACAGCTTCTGTTATTCCACGCAACAGTCACACTGTCAGTGTCACATATATGGTTAAAAGCTGTGCATAAACCTACCAGGGGTAGTGTGCATCTGAGAAGACGAAAGGAGGAAGAGAAATCCTTTGTCTATCAATGGCTTCACCAAAACCTAGAGTGAAGAGTTTAATTATAGCATTACTATAATAAAACACGGGCAGTTTAAATTCTGCATGTCAGATCAGTGACACAGATTCTTTTAACAGACCGAAGACATGGTATACAGGGGTGAGAGATGGCAGTGATGTCATGCGAGAGTAAACCTGCAGGCATTAATGCAATAAAGTGTAAAGTGGGCTGTGAATGAGCTCACCATTCTTTCTCTCTCAAGCCGGTGCAACAGTCCCGAGAGGCTGTTTTCCTGTTTACTTCTCCCCATGACCTCATACAGGCCACAGTACATCCCGCACTTAAATGCTGCAAAATACCACAAAACATTATCATCATGTCAATAGCGCCACATCAAATGTTGTGGCATCTGTCAGGCTGAAAAGCATCCTCCTACCCTCTCGTGATCCACTGTACGCTTCCCATGACAGCAAAACGGGCGGGATCTTTCTCTTTACTTGGTCGAGATGCATAGCCATATTAATGTCAAGCTTGTCTGGGCTgaaaggtaaaaaatatatatttatacacatttaaaaacaatgcaaaaaaaacttaattagcAAAACAAAAGATGACTCACAGTTTAAGTGGAAGGTGAGTGAGACTTGAAGACCGGATGTACACTTGATAGACCTCTTCTCCCTTATTCACCAGCGAGCCACTCCAAACCGTATATCTTCGCCGAACTAAAGCAACAAATTAAGTAATAAAACAATAAGTCAGATTATACACCCATCTTTTCATTTTATGATCTGCCATGAAGAGAAAAAACAAATCATACCTCTTTGCCCTTCATGTAACGTGCTGTTTAATCTACTACAAGAGAAAACAAACcgctcaaattaaaataaaaccttgACAGATGGTCATTCATTTTCTACGCAAGTCATCAGTGAGCTTGTTTATACCTGTGTGTGGCCGTGGCCGACTCTTTGCCTTTGTATTGAAAAGACACAACCGCATATGGCAACACATGCCTGGGCCTTGACCTGAGCTCCTCAAAAGCAAATTCATAAAAGTATTGCTGGAATAAAACAAAGAGGAATCCATTATAACAGTTCATCTATCGgatcaaataatacaaatcagaagttcaaactgaaaaacaaaatgaaacacttaCCTGAGTGTGCTCAAAGGCCCTATAGGACAATAATGAGGTCACTTTGCTGGCATTTTTAAATACATGGCTGTCATATTTAAGGGTCGGCTCAAGATTGTTTTTGGGCATGTTCTCAAATATTGTCTTCACTTTACCCTGCAAGACAAAACAGCATTACTCTTTTTTTGTGCATTATAAAATTAAAGCACTACCACAGTCAAATTTGATGCatggtaaatgtaaatgtcagactCTGTCAATGACTTACCTTCATGATTTTAAATATGATTATGTCTCCAGCGGCTCCCACTTCAAATGGATTCATCTGTAACAAATCTGAGTATTTTGAGAGGTAAACCcctaaaaatagaaaaagcagCAATCAATGATATGAGAGTTACTTGGGGCGACATTCCTGTAAGCCACAAAAAGCCTTAGGGTAATCCCTCAAAATTTGTTAGCAATCCATTTGGAATGCAGAGTCTCTCATAGAGTTTGCTAAGATTAAATATTTGCAGAAACTATTTCATTTCACTAGTTAAAGCACTCCAAGACACGTTCATAAGATGCCGGGTTTGTGAGTAAAACACACAGCACCTGCTTCACTAAACCATACAAAGATCATGAATCAGAAATTCGCTGATCACTCAGCCAAGAACCAAATTGAACATTATGTTACTTCCAAAACCTCAAACATGCTCTGATGTTTATAGAAAGAGGTTATGGGGTGACCAATATATAAAACAGATGTTACTTTACAAACAGTTTTATCCACGCAAAAATGAACGTCCGTAGCGAGTTTGGCTCATTAACATTTATCTGGCCTAGTGAACACGAGAAATTACGGAACAGTGGTCTTTTTGGCCCTGACCAATTCAACTCCTCCAAACCACAAGATCAAGTGACCGGAGTCCTCCCAGCCAAACAGATATAAACAGATACAAACGCTCACCTTTGACAGGGCTTCCCAGATTGTTGATCCGCGAATGTCCCACAGAAAGACCCTTTTCGCAGACCATCTGAACCTGATAGAAACCACCAGATATTACTTTGGTTACAGTCATGCTTTTGATCAAGACTATTGCTAAATGATGTCAAACCTTTTCGAATCACTGTCTTGGCTTACAGAATTATTAATCTCACATTCCCTTTTACATGTTACGCCGTATATCCTGATAAATAATTAGACAAAAAGACGAGACACTACATGACCTAGCTGTTAAATCTAAACTTAAGTTAAATTTCAAAGAGGGAGCCACAATCTGATAAAGTTGTATAATATAATCAGATTAAATCTGAAAACCTTGCTTGCACTGCTATTTGACTCAAAGCACTGATAAAAGTGTGATAACTGTGGTAAATAGATACATTCTAAACTTTTCAATAACTCAGAGGAGTcaatattaaagggataattcactcaagaatgaatattttgtcattcattcaccctcatgttgtttcaaatctaTTAATTatattcttctgctgaacacaaaagaaaatatcctGAAGAGTGATGGAATACACACAActgctggtagccactgacttccaaagCATGGaaaaatatactatggaagtcaatggctaccagcaactgtttggttgcacacgttcttcaaaatatcatcttttgtgctcAAAAAacgaaagaaactcatacagttttggaacaacatgagggtgagtaaattatgacactttttgggtgaactactcatGTAAGGTTATAAATGGTTATGGAACAGACAATGAGTCACTTCAAGCAAAACTAACACAGCCTCACCTTATTCTTATCAGGCAGCAGAAAAGCATAAGATTCTGCGAGTTCTGCCTCTGTCCTGCCATTCTGCTTCAGTTCCCTTTTCTTCTCGATGAACTATGAAAAAGACAAATCATTCCATGTCAGTTTTTGATTCACTGAAAACAGCTCCCAAGCGGCCCGAGGACAATTTCAATCATCTAGTCTTTCGCAACTGCAAACAGAAATACGGTTTATCAACATCAACGAATTAACTTTCACTCAGCGCTCACCTCTTTCTCCAGGAGCTCGTTGTGAATGAGAGAAGCTTTAGTGTGAGTGAAAGTCCCACGGGAGTTGGTGTCCAGGTAGAACGTGGACAGAAGCTTCACGACGTCCTCAAACTCTCTGGAATCTGGAGACAATTGTTGAAGGAGACCTGGAAGACAGCACACATGAAAGACAGAGCTCAAAAGACATCAATGCATTCAAATAAGAAACGGTCaagaaaataaggaaaaaaacTGGCGTTATTTTATTTTCATCCAAATGCATAGTTGAGTTATACATAACCTGACAGACACTCTCCCCAATGTGAAACATCCTGCAGTTCAGTGCATTACAAGATATACATCAAAGCTAGTGTATATGggcttttggtaacactttacaataaggttcaatgttaatgtattaattaacatgaactaaccatgaacagtacattttttacagtactAATCCTTGTTAATAGGATTATTATAGGATTATTATAATAGGAATCCTTGTTAATATTAGTTCAGTATCACTCTTAGTTCGTGTTAATTCAAAGTCGATtcatgttaacaagcacaacttctgattttaataatgcatttgtaaatgttgaagttaacaaactaagattaataaatgctgtaaaagcaTTGTTCATTctcagttcatgttaactaaagtaattaactaatgttaactaatgatccttattgtaaagtgggttacaatttattttgatgcatccttgttacagtgtaattatacatttaagtgctgagtaatgttaattaaatacatgtacttactatatggttagggtttggcttaaggttacttgcatgtaattatgcataattaattgttgttATAATCGTAAGTACAGGTTACATGTGTAACAacaacaccttaaaataaagtgttgccaGGTTTGGCGATGCCTTACAGTGATGTtgaaatttacataaaataatgctGCCATTATGAGAAACAGGattattgaatgaaaaaaaagacaTGTCACAAGGCTTAATACAAATTAGCTAaaactaatgaaatcaaatatttTTGAACTTGCATAAATCGACCAATTAGTGGACATAATGgccaaaacatttacaaaagtcATCATTTGcggtttaaaaaaacaatttagtgTCTGTTCTGTTTTTCAACTCCTTACTTTATATAACAAAAGATAGAGCACTAGAGCCAACAAATGCCAAGCAAGATGCCAAAGTGAAAGCTGCCATGCATAACTACTACAAGCTCCTCCCAGTCTGGCACGGTTTCGATTTCATTCAAGCAGCGCTCTTCTGTTTACTAGATTTGATATTTTCTTTTGCGCTACAAGGAAATAGATACGAGAATGAATGGCAGTGTGTGTCCTAATAAGGCTGGCTGCACAGGACTGACAGGTGTTTCTAACCGTCGTGCATGAAAACTGAAGGGGAAATGCAGTGGTCAACTGAATCACACTGCTGCCATTGATGAGGAGGGAAGAAGTGTGTCATGTGGGGTGGCAGCAGTGTATGGTGTGGGAGGAGGAGTGTGGAGCCAGCTAGCAAAGCAATGACACCAGACTAAATGCACGTCTTCGAGGTTAGCGTAAATGACTCGCGCGGCCGCGTGCAACGGATCGGATCCTCACGTGCTGTTCGAGCTGCATGAGCGCGCCTTACTTATTAACCTGCAGCTTCGAGCGGTGCACCAGCTAAAAATCAATTTAGTAACAGTAGTGCAAACCTTTCAGGCTAATCACGTGGTGCGTTATATAGATCGGCTGTTTAGTTTTCAATTCAGGTCTATTAATTTGACTCGAAGCGGTAAAGAGCGTGCTTTTAGCGAACTTGCAGGCTGTGAAACAGAAACTGTCCATTTCGGGAATGGCAGTAGTAGTGGTAGCAATGGGACATACAACCTCTCCGCTCCTTGATTTTCCTAGGAATCTGAAAATTCCTCCTTGGCAGCTCCTCGGCCGACCTCGGTAACGTTAGTGTCGAGGGCGAGCCGCCGCAGTTTTTTAGGTCCGACAGCCCTGCCCTCCGTCGCTCAGAAGCATCTTGTTCAGACATTTGCTCGTCTTCACATCCAGCTTGATCGCCATTTTGCTTGGATGTGGCCGTGCTAGAGGCTGACAACAATTGCTTCTTGCTATCGCCATCCTCCAAGGTTAGGCCGCCGGCCTTGCTGCTCTCCTTGTCGATTTTTCTCTCCTGGCTGAAATTGCAAGCCATTTTTTCGGACCAGCGGTCACCTCGTCAGCTGGCGATGAAGTTGGTTTCAGTGCCGCTTCACGGAGTAATTCTCCTTCTCAACCAGTCTCCGCCATTATGCCTGTGACGTATGCTTTCCCCACCGCTGCAAAACTCTGGCGTCACTGTGTTTACACTCACGGAGGCGGACGCCCCCCAGCGGCGCTGCTGTGAACTGCGCAGTGACTGGACGTCGAGACCGTGAGCTCCGATCGCTGGCGCGCGAGCAGTGCCACAGAGAATCGGTGCCAAAAACGAATCGTCGAGTTGTCAGACAGTGACTCTTTGGGGAAAGTAATGTCTGTGCTCTTTTATTCACACCCAGAACCATCCCCATTAATTCCGTTCAATATGACCACATTTCGGAACATGAAATAAAAAGACTGAGGCAAAATATTAGGCCTACATAATTCTTTCTAACACAGACCTTCATTATTCAAATCGCATATTCTCACAACTCAAATACATTGCGGTTGCTAGtgaaaatgcttctttttttctAATAGTACAACAAATATTTCATTACTTTATCATTAGTATAATTTGAGAGAAGTTGAATTTAAGAATTCTTCATATTTAGTAACCCTTTGGCTTTGATGGGAGCAGCACTCTGGACACTACAGTCACGTTCTCCAGCATGATCTGATTTTATCTAAAGAGCATGAGCTTCAGCTGAAGAACATCAGTGTGCTCATTTGATTATTCATCTAGATATTGCACAATTCTAATTTTGTCTTTCcacatttaaagcaatagtttaccctgtaataaaaaaaaatctgccatcatttactcaacctcaagttgttccaaacctgtacgggTTTCTTTCTTCCGTGTGAACACAAAACAGAAAAGGGAGCTGTTTTCTTAGATTTTTGGAccccaaaaatgtgtttttattcatttaaaaaacaaattaatatgataccttttttattttttttattaaaagtttatattcaaataaaaagtttaatatcAGCTTCTCATGGACTCATGTTCTCATTTTACTCTTCTGTCACACTTCCTCTGCTGTAAATATCATACTCTATGAAGCGAATGTAGTCTTTGAGACTGGCAGGCAGAGGCAGGAAACTGATAAAAACTGGAGCCCTCAGACGCAAGCGGCCCAAACTGTCACGGATCTTCAGTCTGCAGAGATGCTTCAGGCTTCGAACGTTTTCTGATGAGGAGAGAACATACATTAATACACTCTGTACACTCATTTCAATCAAAGTATCTGCTCACTTTATAACAAGTATAACACAGCACTTTTAAGAACAATACATCAGGTCTACTGAAAATTTCAAGTTATTGGTTTTCTGGATCTCACTAAAGATAACAGTATCTGAATATGATCTCCAGATGTGACAGGAGACTCACCTTGTATCTTACATATTTCCTGCCACTGTTTTTGCTCAACCAGAACACTCTTCAGTTTGGAGCAGAGAGTCACATGATCAACGTAATCCAGCATGATTCTCACTACCTGGGCTGAGATGTGCTTGAGCCAGTACACTGTGATCACCTCACAGAACTGAACAAAAAGAGTTTAGACTTACAGTCGGTACCTTAAAGGAACAGTCCACCCAAAATAAaacatctgtcatcatttattcaccctcatgttgttccaaacctgtgtgacttcaCAAAATAAGACATTCTTAAGACTTTTTTAAAGTCATTGGGGTTCAGTTTTGTTTGGAcctaaatattcttcaaaatatgtgtTTCGCATCAGACAAAGTTATACATATACAtggatacatatatatacataagatTTTAAGTCTCTtgtggttgcatttatttgatcaaaaatacagtaaaaacagcaataatttattacaattttgtaatatatttcaaaatgtaatttattcctgtgatgcagtgtcacatgatccttccgaaatcattctaatttgctgatttgctgctcaagaaacatttcttattattattagtattaaaaaaagtctgtggtgcttaatatttgtgtgaaaACCATGACACATTTTTTGAGGATACTTTGAtgactagaaagttcaaaagaacagtactgatttgaaatagtaatcttttgtaacattataaatgtctttgctgtcactgtACTCTCTTCACTGTTGTTTTGAACaaattaatgtgtttatttatatttaaaaaatataacctCAAACCTTCGAAAGGAAGTGTACATGTGTGGAACAACATTAAGGCAAGTGAATTTTCataaaaatttttgggtgaatcatTTCTTTAACAGCATCAGATCATACCCCTTTATATTGAATAAAATGAGCAGTAACTGGTCTTACCACAACATCTTTGATGACAGAAGCGCTCCAGCCCTCATAATCCACGGGCACATGTGAGGCCTGTCCATACGGACAgtcaaagcagcgctgcacatcATAGCCATTATTGAGCAGCATACGCAGCATCACCTCATCCTTAAGTGCGTACTGAAGGGCAGAAGGGAAGTGGGTGGTGTTGACACGGGAGTAGTAGTTCACATTGGCACCATAGCGGAGCAGAGTGTTGATTAGCTCGTAGTTGCCCAGTCGCATGGCCACCTGCAGGCAGTTGACAGGGTCTTGATTGGGCATGGCCCCGGCCTCTAAAAGCCGCCTCGCTGACTGGACATCATTATTCGATACAGCGAAGAACAGCGCTGACCTGCGTTCGTCCTCATAGTTCCTGCGCACTCTGGGGTGTAGCATGAAGTTTGGGTCAAACCCAGAGCTCAGGAGCAGATCCAGACACTGAGAGTGACCGCCTGCAGCGGCGGAGTGTAACGGGCTCATGCCGCTCTCTTTAATCACCTCTTTCTTAGTCACAGGGATCAGCTGCTCCAGCGCTCTATGAAAGACACAAAAAGAGATTTTTTTCAGGACTACTGGTTGTATTCAGGGTGAACACTACATTGATTAACCCTTCATCAGTGTGGTACTCACAGCAGATGTCCACGGTAGGCTGCACGGTGGATGGGGAGATGGCCGGTGTGGGTGGGCACATTGGGATCGGCTCCATACTCCAGCAGCAGTGAAATGATATCAGGGTTTCCAGAAGCTGCAGCATCGAATAAAACTGAGGCTGAACCAGGAGACTGAGGCTTGGACCACACACTGGCCCCTTAACATGAGAgggttattaaatattattaaaagtgaTTGACAAACAGACAGAATGATTGGTactgtggatggatggatagataccaACAGGAACATTTCAAAATCACCTTTCTGAAGCAGAATCTCTACAACGTTAAAATGTCCAGCTTGAGCCGCAAGTCCTAAAGGAGTATGTTCACAGACATCAACGATATTTGTGTCAGCGCCAGATTGTAGGAGCAGGTATACAAAGTTATCCAAGCCAAGCACGGATGCTTCATGTAGAGCGGTTCTTTGAAGACTTCCTCTTTGGTCCACTCTGGCATTGTAGCGTAACAGCAGCAGAGCCAGGTCATACTGGTCATTCTTTATGGCtggaaaaaaaagtcaattcATGTATTCAGGCCAATACCGATaagaattattttaattgtttttacttttttaattaaatgtaatttatttctacaGTACTCTACATTAAAACTAAAACACTAAAAAGTCAATCAgtttaaatcagtggttctcaacctttttgacaaggccctttattttacaaaatattaaaatgattaaggatttaaaaaatattttactcacaatttctatCTGATGAGGTACAGTATAGAGCTTGGCATAACCATAAAAACGTATATTCATTGTAAAAATGGCCACTACGATTTgggattgttattttttttacacgacttttccaggtctagaaatcacactttaaaaattaagtaaataatttgtaataattttacatttaaaatcaataaaaaatttaaattaaatgggtGGTTGATCAGCTTTTTTCGAAGGCTTCATTGTGTTTATTGGGTGCAATCTaagtgattatttaaaaaaagcgcAGTATGTTGTCGCTAACCACTTAGTGCACGTTGTCCTTACCATTACAGGTAGTTGCATATTCACGGAAAGCAAGGTTTATGTGAACATCAGGGTTAGTGGTGTCACAAACCCGGGAAAAAGCTTCTTGTAGTCCCTAGTATGgtctcagaatttgtgctcttcaTTTCACTCATCcacagcatgcacacacacagcagtgagtaatgGGCAGCCATTGTGCTGCAGCACCCGGGAAGCAGTGGGGATTCGGTGTCTTAGTAGTGGGTATTGAAGGTggcgctgttcattcactttcCCCACCTACAACTTCTGCCGgtactgagactcaaacctgcaacctctcggttacaagtcagactctctaaccattgggCCACAACTGCCCCAATTAACATTTAGAACAAATTGAGGCGGCACAATATTATGCTACAGTCtgaaaaatattaatgtatttttagataaagattacatttaatagtgttattaaattattaggtTTCTTTGCTTGGGTGCTAAACTTAAGGAATGCTCTATAGACTGAagcataaaatgtcatttatcagTATAacatgaattaaaacaaaaatctttgaaagagagagaaagagagagagagagaagagtctTGCAGTTCTAATCTTAAATAAAGAATGTGCGCTTACTAAGCAATCTGTATGCTAAAAATAGCATTGCCTTCCACACCTGCAACCAATGCAGAATCATCATCCTCATTTTTGCAGTCAGGGTCACAACCGTTCTGCAGCAGGAATGTGGCATTCTCTCGGAGACCGTGGACAACGGCGAGAAACAGCGGAGTCTCCCCTCTCAGAGTACGGCATTGCCCTGACCCCTGAGGAGATGCTGAATGAGGAATTCTCAGTAAGCAATGACTTAACATGTTTTTTGGGGTTTAGTGAGGTGACTATTATAGAAGCTTATttccacagaaaaataaaacttaactcacTTTTTTTCCTTGCAGTTGTGAATTCtaaacatcttgcaattctgcctTTTTTCTGTGGCAGAAAATAAGCTTCtataaactacagtatatttATCTCATGGACCTGCATAAGTGATTTCCAGAATTCTCCTCTTGTGTTGTACCGCTGCCTCATGCATAGGTATCCAGCCCCTGCTGTCTGCATTAGACAGAGCCTCCTTACGCTGCACCAGGACCTTCAGAGC is a genomic window of Carassius carassius chromosome 46, fCarCar2.1, whole genome shotgun sequence containing:
- the LOC132128866 gene encoding dynein axonemal heavy chain 12-like, with product MEEVYDAAEDDWDDDEDEATQYMIEQSLLESSKHAGSATSDQLDCIDHEEIFTAIQAGNEDALKVLVQRKEALSNADSRGWIPMHEAAVQHKRRILEITYAASPQGSGQCRTLRGETPLFLAVVHGLRENATFLLQNGCDPDCKNEDDDSALVAAIKNDQYDLALLLLRYNARVDQRGSLQRTALHEASVLGLDNFVYLLLQSGADTNIVDVCEHTPLGLAAQAGHFNVVEILLQKGASVWSKPQSPGSASVLFDAAASGNPDIISLLLEYGADPNVPTHTGHLPIHRAAYRGHLLALEQLIPVTKKEVIKESGMSPLHSAAAGGHSQCLDLLLSSGFDPNFMLHPRVRRNYEDERRSALFFAVSNNDVQSARRLLEAGAMPNQDPVNCLQVAMRLGNYELINTLLRYGANVNYYSRVNTTHFPSALQYALKDEVMLRMLLNNGYDVQRCFDCPYGQASHVPVDYEGWSASVIKDVVFCEVITVYWLKHISAQVVRIMLDYVDHVTLCSKLKSVLVEQKQWQEICKIQENVRSLKHLCRLKIRDSLGRLRLRAPVFISFLPLPASLKDYIRFIEYDIYSRGSVTEE